A genomic stretch from Pararhizobium sp. IMCC21322 includes:
- the ptsN gene encoding PTS IIA-like nitrogen regulatory protein PtsN encodes MDLSDLVSPDAVIPTLKVQSKKQAIQALAEKAASLTGVPEREIFDTLLQRERLGSTGVGHGIAIPHGKLVTFDAIIGVFARLETPIEFESLDGEPVDLIFLLLASEGAGADHLKALARIARVFRNNQITSKLRETRDADAIYSVLTQDMASNAA; translated from the coding sequence ATGGATCTGAGTGATCTGGTTTCGCCTGATGCTGTAATACCCACCCTGAAGGTGCAATCCAAAAAACAGGCCATACAGGCACTGGCTGAAAAGGCTGCGTCTTTAACCGGTGTTCCGGAGCGCGAGATTTTTGACACGCTTCTGCAACGTGAACGGCTTGGGTCCACTGGTGTGGGGCATGGCATTGCCATTCCTCATGGAAAATTGGTGACCTTTGACGCAATTATTGGCGTGTTTGCCCGTCTGGAAACACCAATCGAGTTCGAATCGCTTGATGGTGAGCCCGTTGACCTGATTTTCCTCCTGCTGGCCTCCGAAGGGGCAGGGGCAGATCATCTGAAGGCTCTGGCGCGCATTGCCAGAGTGTTCCGCAACAACCAAATCACATCGAAATTGCGTGAAACACGCGATGCAGACGCCATCTATTCCGTTCTGACGCAGGATATGGCGTCCAACGCGGCTTAG
- a CDS encoding DUF302 domain-containing protein, producing the protein MNLTHIRNIGLSALFALLTFSSAQAATINVKSELPVSDVTARLEAAIEKAGARLFTKVDFQQGVKSVGKDIRPTTVLIFGSPKIGADAFAIGQTIGLYLPLRVLAYEDASGQVWLSYPDPADAAVEHGIPVDHPAIQAMQGALKKLTMAASGNSSGN; encoded by the coding sequence ATGAACCTCACACACATCCGAAACATAGGTCTGTCAGCCCTGTTTGCGCTCCTGACATTTTCGTCAGCGCAGGCCGCAACGATCAACGTAAAAAGCGAATTACCCGTCAGCGACGTCACCGCCAGGCTGGAGGCCGCTATAGAAAAGGCGGGGGCACGCCTCTTCACAAAGGTCGATTTTCAGCAAGGCGTCAAAAGTGTTGGAAAAGATATTCGCCCCACCACCGTCCTGATCTTTGGCAGTCCGAAAATTGGCGCAGACGCCTTCGCCATCGGTCAGACTATCGGGCTCTATTTGCCACTGCGTGTTCTGGCCTATGAAGATGCATCAGGACAGGTCTGGTTGAGCTATCCCGATCCAGCGGATGCTGCGGTGGAACATGGCATTCCAGTGGATCATCCCGCCATCCAGGCCATGCAAGGAGCTTTGAAAAAGCTCACAATGGCGGCCAGCGGCAATTCTTCCGGAAATTAG
- a CDS encoding winged helix-turn-helix domain-containing tetratricopeptide repeat protein, which yields MSIFGGILEVPQTVRVGVVIYQFDKFELDYTKFELNHAGQQIHVEPQTLTLLHFLIQNRDQLISRADMIETIWSGRAVSDWAVSAAIKAARIALGDVDTPRRYIRTIHGKGVRFVAHVNEVASGAAPPKTKLVSDNGLHLIILPLADFSERKQNQYLADGITEDLINDLGTAKNLRVAPRSASFRLQNEETAPGFLRDSMGISHILEGSIRRSDSRVRINLQLLETETETQVWSDRYDGTMGDIFDFQDTICAKIARNLKVQFSALSGRSGTRNKDAYEHCLKGRAEYYQYKPASLAKALTHFEAATAADRSYAEAFAYQAYCRTSNYVFTWPGADDDLSGAEELARKAIELDESSAIAFARLGWTLGFLADRDRTIEAFEKALDLDPSNAEVWHSYGETLNRLALPVDALRRLETAFAIDSYAPPSWEFARGHSRILLQDYDQALEYLLPVLDRVPGFIPARVQLTRLYAETDRLGEAADMVASIRKLAPRYRMENALRMFPYPDAAHSKRFKEALEIANFPEV from the coding sequence TTGAGTATTTTTGGAGGAATTTTGGAGGTTCCACAAACGGTCCGGGTTGGTGTTGTGATCTATCAGTTTGATAAATTTGAATTGGACTACACAAAATTCGAGTTGAATCATGCGGGCCAGCAGATTCATGTCGAGCCGCAAACGCTGACCCTGTTGCATTTTCTCATCCAGAACCGGGACCAACTGATTTCCAGAGCAGACATGATCGAGACCATCTGGTCTGGCCGCGCGGTTTCTGATTGGGCGGTATCTGCGGCGATCAAAGCCGCGCGAATTGCCCTTGGCGACGTCGACACGCCCCGGCGCTATATTCGGACCATTCACGGCAAGGGGGTTCGGTTTGTCGCCCACGTCAATGAAGTGGCGAGCGGTGCTGCCCCGCCCAAAACAAAGCTGGTGTCAGATAATGGTCTGCATCTGATCATCCTGCCGCTCGCCGATTTTAGCGAGCGCAAACAGAACCAGTATCTGGCAGACGGAATCACAGAAGATCTGATCAATGATCTGGGAACGGCCAAAAATCTGCGTGTTGCGCCGCGCAGTGCGTCTTTCCGGCTGCAAAACGAAGAGACTGCTCCCGGGTTTCTGCGGGACAGCATGGGCATCAGCCATATTTTGGAAGGCTCGATCCGCAGAAGTGACAGCCGGGTTCGGATTAATCTGCAATTGCTGGAAACCGAAACTGAAACCCAGGTTTGGTCTGACAGATATGATGGCACAATGGGGGACATATTCGATTTTCAGGACACGATTTGTGCAAAAATCGCGCGCAATCTGAAGGTCCAGTTTTCAGCGCTGTCAGGCCGCAGCGGCACGCGCAACAAAGATGCCTATGAGCACTGTCTGAAAGGTCGGGCCGAATACTACCAGTATAAGCCGGCAAGCCTTGCCAAGGCGCTCACGCATTTTGAAGCCGCAACGGCAGCAGATCGCTCGTATGCGGAAGCCTTCGCCTATCAGGCCTATTGCCGAACATCGAACTATGTCTTCACATGGCCAGGAGCCGATGATGATCTGAGCGGTGCAGAGGAATTGGCACGAAAGGCCATCGAACTGGATGAAAGCTCCGCCATTGCCTTTGCCCGTCTGGGCTGGACGCTTGGCTTTCTGGCAGATCGTGATCGAACCATTGAAGCCTTTGAAAAGGCTCTGGATCTGGACCCGTCCAATGCTGAGGTCTGGCATTCCTATGGTGAAACCCTCAACCGGCTGGCGCTCCCGGTAGATGCTTTGCGTCGTCTGGAAACAGCCTTTGCCATAGATAGTTACGCACCACCAAGTTGGGAATTCGCGCGCGGCCATTCCAGAATCCTGCTTCAGGATTACGATCAGGCGTTGGAGTATTTGTTGCCTGTACTGGATCGCGTTCCCGGCTTCATTCCCGCCCGCGTTCAACTGACGCGGCTTTATGCAGAAACAGACAGGTTGGGTGAGGCCGCTGACATGGTGGCATCCATTCGCAAACTGGCACCACGCTATCGAATGGAAAACGCGCTTAGAATGTTTCCGTATCCAGATGCCGCGCATAGCAAACGTTTTAAGGAGGCGCTGGAAATCGCTAATTTTCCAGAAGTTTAG